A region from the Miscanthus floridulus cultivar M001 unplaced genomic scaffold, ASM1932011v1 os_1949, whole genome shotgun sequence genome encodes:
- the LOC136534443 gene encoding probable E3 ubiquitin-protein ligase EDA40, whose translation MVKPVISVKPEWSRIQNGNTAPLEGSQETMVLTVTTDKQLEEGERAFMDLVLVVDTSGSMGWEGKLDKVKQTLKGIIKGEWQPKVGTTHTATNEWLRTDDRLCIITFDTKAQVVFKMNRMSEDKRNEALDRVSDMRASGDTNMKEGLEVALKEIKERTDRNDYA comes from the exons ATGGTTAAACCAG TGATCTCGGTTAAGCCCGAGTGGTCGAGAATCCAGAATGGAAACACAGCGCCGCTAGAAGGGAGCCAAGAGACGATGGTTCTGACTGTCACTACGGACAAACAACTTGAAGAGGGCGAGAGGGCGTTTATGGACCTGGTGCTTGTCGTGGATACCAGCGGGAGCATGGGCTGGGAGGGCAAGCTTGACAAGGTGAAGCAAACCTTGAAGGGGATCATCAAAGGAGAGTGGCAACCCAAGGTGGGGACGACCCACACAGCAACAAATGAGTGGCTCCGCACCGATGACCGCCTCTGCATCATCACCTTCGACACCAAGGCCCAAGTCGTGTTCAAGATGAACCGTATGAGTGAGGATAAGAGGAATGAAGCGCTGGACAGAGTCAGCGACATGCGAGCAAGCGGCGACACGAATATGAAAGAGGGCCTCGAGGTGGCCCTCAAAGAGATAAAAGAACGTACCGACCGCAACGATTACGCC